The Luteitalea sp. genome has a window encoding:
- a CDS encoding gfo/Idh/MocA family oxidoreductase: MSQLNIGIVGLGWVAGAHIEALKGVEGARVTAICSRREWNEQDLQRRFGVPLRAYRDLDTMLKDPAIDIIDICTPHPLHPEQAIAAAKAGKHLIIEKPLALDIDAANAVRTAVRASGVQACVCFEVRFSQHALAIRSTLDQGLLGQLHYAEVDYYHGIGPWYGQFSWNIKRDFGGSSLLTAGCHALDLLLHFMDADVEEVTSYSNRSRSAIFAPYEYDTTSVTLLKFKDGRLGKVASVTDCLQPYYFHIHLVGSEGSLLDNRFYSQRLKGLMKDRWSTLGTPLVDSGDVADHPYRPQFQSFIDSLTKGVPMPWTDFETAFQSHRVVFAADRSAREGRTVALSELA; the protein is encoded by the coding sequence ATGAGTCAGCTGAACATTGGCATTGTCGGTCTCGGTTGGGTCGCCGGCGCGCACATCGAGGCGCTGAAGGGGGTCGAGGGCGCGCGCGTGACGGCGATCTGCTCGCGCAGGGAATGGAACGAGCAGGACCTGCAGCGGCGGTTCGGCGTGCCGCTGCGCGCCTACCGGGACCTCGACACCATGCTGAAGGATCCCGCCATCGATATCATCGATATCTGCACGCCACATCCGCTGCATCCGGAACAGGCGATCGCTGCCGCCAAGGCAGGCAAGCACCTCATCATCGAAAAACCACTCGCCCTCGATATCGACGCCGCCAACGCCGTGCGGACGGCCGTTCGCGCGTCGGGCGTCCAGGCGTGCGTTTGTTTCGAGGTCCGCTTCAGCCAGCACGCCCTGGCGATCCGATCCACCCTCGACCAGGGGCTCCTGGGCCAGCTCCACTACGCCGAAGTGGACTACTATCACGGCATCGGGCCTTGGTACGGCCAGTTTTCCTGGAACATCAAGCGCGATTTCGGGGGAAGCAGCCTCCTGACCGCCGGATGCCACGCCCTCGACCTCCTGCTGCACTTCATGGACGCCGACGTGGAGGAAGTGACCAGCTACAGCAACCGCTCCAGGAGCGCCATCTTCGCGCCGTACGAGTACGACACGACCTCGGTGACCCTGTTGAAGTTCAAAGACGGACGACTGGGCAAAGTGGCCTCGGTGACCGATTGTCTCCAACCCTACTACTTTCACATTCATCTGGTCGGGAGTGAGGGCAGCCTCCTGGACAATCGGTTTTATTCGCAGCGGCTCAAGGGGCTCATGAAGGACCGGTGGAGCACGCTGGGAACGCCGCTCGTCGATTCGGGCGACGTGGCCGACCATCCCTATCGGCCACAATTCCAGTCTTTCATCGACAGTCTGACCAAGGGAGTGCCGATGCCCTGGACCGACTTCGAGACGGCCTTCCAATCGCACCGGGTCGTGTTTGCCGCCGATCGCTCTGCGCGCGAGGGTCGCACGGTCGCGCTGTCGGAGCTCGCGTGA